A window of Pirellula sp. SH-Sr6A contains these coding sequences:
- a CDS encoding AGE family epimerase/isomerase, translating to MDLLTQEGRSSLASQYRDTLLGDVMPFWLRHGLDRDYGGYLTSLDRDGTVVDTDKSIWFQGRGAWMFATLYHEVEPREEWLEAARSGIEFLQRYGTDANGKHYFTVTRDGSPLRMRRYVYSESFAAIAYAAIHRATRSAEAADHAVRCYEKYLWYSFEPGVMAPKSVVLTRPSLSIGPHMISIVTAQEIRKGLGDIAVQGKTCSEWIDWSLTEIRGKFLNHKERAVMETVGLNGEVLDHFDGRQLNPGHAIECAWFVMHEGKLRNDRQLIQLGCQMLDWMWERGWDPEFGGLFYFRDLRGLPVQEYWHDMKFWWPHCEALIATLLAWSLTGESKYAAWHQQVHDWSFQHFSDPEFGEWFGYLHRDGKRSNTLKGSLWKGPFHLPRMLYTNWKILDSIS from the coding sequence ATGGATTTACTTACCCAAGAAGGCCGATCTTCCCTGGCTTCGCAATACCGCGACACACTTCTGGGCGATGTGATGCCCTTCTGGCTGCGTCATGGTTTGGATAGGGACTACGGCGGCTACCTCACATCTCTGGACCGCGACGGAACGGTGGTCGATACCGACAAGTCGATCTGGTTCCAGGGCCGAGGGGCTTGGATGTTTGCCACACTGTACCATGAAGTCGAACCGAGAGAGGAATGGCTCGAAGCTGCCCGCAGTGGGATCGAGTTTCTACAACGGTACGGGACGGATGCTAATGGCAAGCACTATTTTACAGTCACGCGGGACGGATCGCCGCTGCGCATGCGTCGCTATGTTTACAGCGAGTCGTTTGCTGCCATCGCCTATGCCGCCATCCATCGCGCGACGCGTTCCGCCGAAGCGGCCGATCACGCGGTTCGGTGTTATGAGAAGTATCTTTGGTATTCGTTCGAACCTGGGGTAATGGCTCCCAAATCGGTCGTTCTTACACGGCCATCGCTATCGATCGGACCGCACATGATTTCGATCGTGACGGCGCAAGAGATTCGTAAGGGTTTGGGAGATATTGCTGTACAAGGCAAAACGTGCAGCGAATGGATTGACTGGTCTTTGACGGAGATCCGCGGCAAATTCCTGAACCATAAGGAACGCGCTGTCATGGAGACGGTCGGCTTGAACGGTGAAGTCTTGGACCATTTCGATGGCCGTCAACTGAATCCTGGACATGCGATCGAGTGCGCCTGGTTTGTCATGCACGAAGGAAAGCTTCGCAACGATCGCCAACTCATTCAGCTTGGATGTCAAATGCTGGACTGGATGTGGGAAAGGGGTTGGGATCCCGAGTTTGGTGGCCTTTTTTATTTTCGAGATTTACGTGGGCTGCCGGTCCAAGAGTACTGGCATGACATGAAGTTCTGGTGGCCCCATTGCGAAGCGCTCATCGCGACTTTGTTGGCTTGGTCGCTGACCGGAGAATCCAAGTATGCGGCTTGGCATCAGCAAGTTCACGATTGGAGTTTTCAGCACTTCTCCGATCCCGAATTTGGAGAGTGGTTTGGGTACCTGCATCGCGACGGCAAGAGGTCCAACACGCTGAAAGGGAGTTTGTGGAAAGGCCCTTTTCATTTGCCTCGGATGCTCTACACCAATTGGAAAATACTGGACTCTATTTCGTGA